Sequence from the Pogoniulus pusillus isolate bPogPus1 chromosome 16, bPogPus1.pri, whole genome shotgun sequence genome:
agcagcaggcaggcagggaaggcGTCCGAGGAGCGCTGCAGCGTGTGGAGCCGCGACGCCCGGCTCTTGCCCCACTCCTCGCCCAGCAGCTCGgcgcaggcctccagcagctccgGCCTCTGGTGCAGGGGGACCAGGCTGAGTTCCTCCGACACAGAGCCCATTCTTCTCACTGACAGGAGACCAAGCAGGCCACAGCTTACGAGGCAGAAGGCAACAGACCTCATGTGTCCCCTCCCAACCTGGTACCAGCCCCGgtgcaggtgcagctccccagcagaacagTCAGATGGGTTTGCAGAGGTTAGTGGCAGGTTCAAGGCCAAATGACAGCACCACAGTAGGGAAGTGGTGCATGGTGCTGGCTCCAGGCACCCATGGTATAAGACCTGTGGGCAGGTCTAGCACCACTGAGCCAGCAAAGGGGCAGGAGGCATAGGGCTGAccttgccccctccccagccctgctaccAGCTTCTGTCACTTGAGCATCTACCTGAGATTAGCTACACATCTCTGGCCTGtaagagagggctgcagcaccatgGAGCTGAGCAGATCCCAGCCACACCACACCCATGCAGAGGCATGATGGGGACCCCACCGACCACTATGGAGCCAGAAGTCTCCAGCCACAATCCGAGCAAGCAGGGACCCCTCTCCTGGCCCGGCAGCCGTTCCCGTTGAAAGGAGAAGACACAGACAGAAGGCAGGAGGAACTGCTGTGCTGGCTTACAGACTGGAGTTGAGCAAACTGCCCTGCTTGCAAACTGTCCTGCTTCCTGCTCTGAACGGTGTAGGGGCTGGGCCTGCCCCCTGTCCCATCAGGATGCCCCTCTAAAGTCACAGcctccctccccctgcacaTCTCCATGACCCTcaactcccagcccagcccatacTCTCAGCTTCAGAGGCCACACAGCACCATAAGGCCCCACTGGCACCCCTAGATGTGTGACAATTACTTGTTGTCTCCCCAGCAAGCCCACACCAAAACGCTCTTAGTTCTCTCCTGAACTCAGAAAGGCCCTGAGCAGAGGGtaagctgccccagcacctttcctcctgcctgcttctgccaaactctgcccaccctggTGTCTAGTTTCCCTCCCATACCTGCCACTCTCCAACCCCTGCCCAGAGGGACAGAACTGCTCACCCTGCTCACGACCACCCGGCTTGCCGCCCACTTCGCTGGCACTCCCGCTGCCCACACTCACCCTGCCTGATGCGGCTGGCTCCCGCGCCCTCGGTGCCTGcgcaacactgcagcaggaagcagccCAGGTCATGGCCAACCACAGCTCTTGGATCTGCTTCCGCAGAGCGGATGACAGGTCTGCCCGGGCCCTCGCACGGCCCTCACCCATGTCAGGCTGCATTCTCACACAGGGCACACACCTCTCCTGCGCTCGACAAGCACTCTAAAACACAGTGCACCCACACGTGGCATACGAACCCGAACGGCTCCACCCAGGTGatcgctgccctgctccacgGCTGCACCTCCTGCACACCAGTGGCTGGTGACGGAGCCATCACTGACCCGCCACGGGCCCCATCACCAACCCAGACCTCACTCCTCACTGACCCCTCACTGACCTATCACCGATCCCGCAACTGACGCCACCTCTGATCCATCACTAACGCATCGCTGATCGCATCATCACCGCCTCTTTAATTGATCCATCACTGATCcatctccctttccctttctctcctcccttctccccccctctcctgggcCCCATTTCGCCCGTACCGAGCTGCCGTcccagccgccgccgccactTCCGCTCTCGTCGCTCACTTCCGCCTCGCCACATCTCTGGGCCCGAGTCGCGCCCCCTCGCGGCCGGAGGCCCTCTCCCTTTTTCCCCACCCGCTGAGCGCCCGAGTGGGGCGGGGTTCGCATATGTACCCACTGCCACGTCCCGACCCACTGCTTGCCGCTGCCTCTATCCCGGCCGCCTTCCCTAGCCGGGCCCCGGCGCCCCTTCGCACGGCCGTGGGACTCTGCCAACCGGGCTGCGTCCCGGGGGTGGCTGGCGGGAGCGAGTCCCCGGCAGGGAATGGCCGGTCTGTAGTTGGGCGAGCGTCAGCAGGGCTCCCCCGCTGTTTCCAGACCCCTGGGGGGCCCCTCGGAACTGTTGGGGCTTGGACTCaaactagtggtgtgccccagggatcagtgctgcgCACagccctgttcaacatctttatcgaTGATCTGGCCCAGGGGACtgagtgcagcatcagtaagtttgcagatgactccaagctaggagcagctgtggagctgctggaggctaggagagccctgcagagggacttggacaggctggatgggtgggcagaggccaatgggatgagactgaacaaggccaagtgcagggttctgcactttggccacaacaaccccaagcagcactacaggctggggacagagtggctgagagcaggcaggcagggggctctgggggtgctggcagtgagCAGCTGAACATGCACCAGCAGCGCAGAGAACCCCACGAAAGCGGCAGGGCACAGCGCCCAGGAACGCGAGAGGGCAGCGCCAGCGCTGAGAGGTCGAGCAGTGTCACCGCCCCAGTGCCAGGGCGGGGTGCCGCTGCGGGACGGGCCCGACGCGGGTAGGCGGCACCGGGGCCGCGGAGGTGGAGCCTGCTCGCTCGCTGCCgcggggcggagcggggcgggCACCACGTGCAGCGGCGgcatggcggcggcggcgggcggcaggAGGGGCAAGGCCCCGCGCGGAGCGGCACGGCGGCGCCCGCGAGCGGCGGTGAGGCCCGAGCAGAGGGCGGGACTGCCCCGGTAATCGGAGCCGTCCCGTTGAGCATCCCGGTTCATCCCGCAGGTCCCGGGCACCGAGGGCAGGCCGCGTGCGGCTGCCGGCCGACCTGTCGATGAGGAGGTGTCCAGCGACTCGGAGCCGGAGAGGTAAGCGTTGCCCCGAAGGaggtgccggtgccggtgccggttAGTGTGTCTGTGCTCACACCTGTCCCCGCAGCCCGTCGTTgggacggcggcggcggcgggaggcagcggaggaggaggtggaggaaacGCCGCAGGAAAAGAAGCTGCGTCTAGCCAAGCTGTACCTGGAGGAGCTCCGCCAGCACGGTGAGTCCTGCCTGGCCTCAGTGCCCGTACCTAGGTGGGGCGGCCCCGGGCGCTGAACTAAGCCTTCATGCACTGTGTccgctgcagaagaggagcgggcggcagaggaggaggaggaagaggctcTGCCGACGGATCTCATCGGTGACCGGCTGAAGGAGGATGTGGTAAACAGTGGGGCGAGGGCGACCCTCGGTCCCAGCGGCGGCAGTGGGCACTGCTCCCACCCCGCGGGGCCGAGGCCGCCTCTGCTCAGTCTCCCATTTCTCCCGCAGCTCGAGCAGAAGGGGCGGCTGCAGCGTCTGGTCGCCAAAGATGTAAGTGCCCCGTGATGGGGGATGACAGACTGTAAGCAGCGGCTCTGGGGGAGACTCGGGCACAGCCACGGCCAGCACCCCACGTTGCCATGCTGGTTACCAGTTATGAGGCCAGGACCCTTCTCCCGCCCGAGTTGCCAGACACTGGTGCCCTGGAAAAGAGAGGGGGCCGTGCTCAGACACTCATGCCTGGGCAAGGGGCCAGGGCAGCCCAGCTCACATCTTGCTCTCCATGCAGGTGCAGCCTCCAGATCCAGCCAGCATCCGTGTGCTGCGGGGGCACCAGCTGCCTGTCACCTGCCTCGTCATCTCTCCTGATGATAGATTCATCTTTTCTGCTTCCAAGGATGGCTCCCTTATCAAATGCAAGTGTTCCCTTGGACCCATGGCTCACTATTCCCCCACCCTGAACCCTGTAGggaccctgcagcagcaggaccttgggatgcccacagaggtggcttGGTTGCTAGTATTGTTTCAACCTCTGTTGGAGACTCATTGACATTTTCTGAAGTGGTGAAAGGTTCTCAGGGGGTGATAATGGTGCCTTTTCCACAGGGGAGGTGGAAAGTGGGAAGAGGCTGTGCATGGTCCCTGGAGGGAAGAAGGGCACTGAGGAGCGGCACATGGGGCATGCGTCCCACATCCTCTGCATGGCCATCTCATCAGATGGCAAGTACCTGGTATGAGTAGaaggggctggcactgctgtgtgGGGCAGAGAGGTGGGCATGGGGAGTGCATCTCTTCATAGAGGAGCAATATCTCATTCTCAGATGTGTCTTTCTGAGCTAAAGTAGCCCCTGCCCCAACTAGAGCAAAAATTGGGATCCTGAGACCCCCAAAGAACATGGGGTGGGAGTGGATGCTGAGGTGGGCTGTGGGTCCCCAAGAGGCAGGTCTTGGGCATTTCCTGCTGTCTACTAGGCCACAGGAGACAGGAACAAGCTGATCATGATCTGGGATGCAGCCACCTGCAAGCGCTTGCACATCTTCACTGGACACCGTGATGCTGTCTCGGTGAGTCAGAAGAGAGCCATGATGCCTGGGGGGCTGGGCAACTGCATCCTTCCCAGCATCCCTCACTGCTGGGGCCTGTCCATCTGTCCACAGGGCCTGTCCTTCCGTAAGGGTACACACCAGCTGTATAGTGCTTCCCATGACCGCTCCGTCAAGGTCTGGAATGTGGCAGAGAACGCATATGTGGAGACCCTGTAAGACTTAGGGTGGGAGGACACCCCACAGACCCTGACACTGCCATGGCATGCCCTGGTGTAGGTGAGGCTGCAGATGGAGGGTTGTACTTGCTTCAGGTATTTGCCGTTTTGTCGTCCAGGTTTGGGCACCAGGATGTCATTACAGGGCTGGATAGCCTGAGCCGGGAGTGCTGCGTGACATCAGGGGGAAGGGATGGCTCTGTGCGGCTCTGGAAGATCCCCGAGGAGTCACAGCTCGTGTTCTCTGGGCACCAGTAGGtctggggtgggggtgagggCTGTGATCGGGTGGGTCCAGCTGGGGCAGTGGTATGTGGATACTACACATCATGGAAAGCCTGCCCACACCCAGATGCTTGATGGTTCAGTGAGCCCTTGTCTCCTAAATAGGATCCCAAAGCTTGCTCATAGCTGATGGTAGTTGCTCCTTCTTGTCACAGGGGTTCTATCGACTGTATCCAGCTCATCAACGAGGAGCACATGGTGTCAGGTGCCGATGATGGGTAAGCACAggaccagggctgtgctcatAGTGGGCAGATGGTGTCCCTCTCAGGCCTCTCACCCCTTCTCTCCATGGCAGGTCTATAGCCTTGTGGGGGCTGACAAAGAAGAAGCCACTGGCATTGGCCCGGCAAGCACATGGCATGCAGGGCACTCAGGACCTGCAGCAGCCATACTGGGTCTCAGCAGTGGCTGCCCTGCGCAGCAGTGACCTCCTGGCTACAGGTGTGTAGTAGCCACTTtggagcagggggttggaggtgCAGGGGGGTGCCATCCTGCTCCCTTCCTCAGATTGGGGTGCAGGGaagtctcctctctgccccagGCTCCCACAGTGCCAGCGTGAAACTCTGGAAGTGCAGCGAAGGATTTCGGAAGCTGGAGCCACTATGGGATATCCCTTTGGTATGGATGGGAAAGGCTTGGATTGCTAGACCTGGACTGAAAGACTATCTTAGCATGGCCTCCTTTCCCTGGGCAACAGGATGCTTTAGAAGCTCCTTACCCCTGTTCTGTCtcctccaggtgggttttgtcAACAGCCTCAAGTTCTCATCAGCTGGTGACTTCCTGGTGGCTGGCGTCGGGCAGGAACACAGgtacccacccctgccccagctgcctgggggtgcatcccccacccctctcctcCACAGCTCAGTAGAGGATGACTTCCCCTTCTCTCATCTATAGGCTTGGCCGGTGGTGGAGAATCAAAGAAGCCAAAAACAGCATCTGCATCATTCCCCTGAAGCGGAGAGCAGCACCTCCTAGCCCCAAAGCCCCTGACACCTCCCAGTGCCCTgactctggagctgctgaagccagTCACTAAAACCCTGTCCCTTGAGCTTCTCCCCATGTCCTGCATGTACCCATCTTCCTGGGGCCAGCAGGACATGAGCAGAGGGTGTTTGaccccctgacactgctggctcccatgTCATGGTGTGGCTCTGCCCTCTGCGAGGGTCTGCCCCCTTCCCTGAGGTTTGGCCAGGCCTGAGCTCTGGActactgctttaaaaaaaaccacaaccaaaacaaaaccaaaccactttaTTTACATAAATTacaaaaggggggaaaatgacACTCTTGTTCAGAGAAATTCATCTACTCTTAAAAACTTGGTTGGGCTCAAATACCTGCCCAGGCCCCGCCAGACCCCTCTGGGCTCCGCAGgagccagggcacagcagactTTGGtatctgcccctgccccctctcCTGCAAAGGGGTGAGAAGCACTATGCACAGCAAGGGAGGGGGCTTGgggccagcccagcagcactcaaCAGCTTTCCTGGGGCCAAAAACAGGGAGGGAAAAGTGGAGCTGCAAAGTACAGGGAGCAGTGGGACACTGGGTGTGACGTGGCACATGGGTGCCAGGAAaggccctgcagcagggaagggatggGCAATGCAGCAGGGGTAAGGGTgatgtgccagcacagggctcaGCGTGGAGCAGGAGTTGGGGTGTGGCCAGTGCAAGCAAAGCATGATTTGTAGCACGGCTTGGTGAAGGGGGAGTCGAGCCGTGCACCacagccctctgccagggccatgaagatgtgcACGACAGCTCGGTGCAGAGGTCAAGGGACCAGGACCTGTACCAGGGCTCAGTGCAAAAGACGAGGTGGAGCAGCTTGCACCACAGAGTGGTGCAGGGAATGGGGACATGCACtacagctcagtgctgggaaTGTGCAAAGTACACCACAGCTCAGTGCAAGGGACATGTACCATGGCTCGGTGCAGGTGATTTAGAGGGACATACACTATGGCTCAGTGCAGGTACGAGGCAGGGGATGTATATCACAGCTCAGTTCAACACCATGGCTCAGTgcaggggacagggaacacAGAACGTGGCTCAGTGCAAGGGACGGGTGACACATGCTGTGACCCAACACACTGGAAGCGTAGCTTGTGCTGGGGTAGGGCTGAGCCTTCTGGCTGTCTCCGGCACCTGAGCTGGCcgtgctgcaggcactgctttcCTTGGGGAGGGAGCCGGGGTGCAGCGTAGCCgcgggcaggagcagcagcaccgcGGCCTGGCCACCCCCATCCTTCACAACGACGACGTCGTGGAGTCCACCACCTCGCGACCGTTGCACACCGTGGGCACGAACTGCGAGGCCGAgcctgcccaggaaggcagcagtcagaaccaggttggagcctggcagcagcacccctCCCAGGCATCCCACTGCCACGGGTGGCGGGTGCCCAGGGGGCTGCGTTCCCCAGGGTTGGAGTGGAGGGTGCTAGAGGCAGCCATGTACCCTCAAGGCAAGAAGAGGTCACTAGAAGCAGTACCCACcctggcaggctgtgctgcatccTTGAGGTTTGCAGCCacaggagatgaggaacaaagaaaaggaatgtCCTCACTCAGAATCGTCTCTCCCACTCACGTCCTACTCTGCACCCCCTCACTTTCCTTCAGGTGCCCATGCTGGGATgtttctgtccccctgccaGAAATGAggtgctgcccccagcccttccccatCTCTGCCATACTCACCGTGGGATTGGCTGGAGCTGGCCGGTGCTACGCTGAACCGAGCGGTGCCCACGCGGTggctggccacattcttctgTGGCTGGAAAAGTATGATGTGGAGCTTGGGGGTGAAGAGACAGCCGAGGACCACGGTGCCGCTGAGGCTCACTGAGATGCACATGGTTGTTGTCTGGACCTGAAGACAGGAGTGGGTGTCACGTGTCCTTCTGCCCCAAGCTGGGCAGGATGAAGCCCTCACTGTAGCACCAGCCAGCCCCACCAGGCAGTCTGCTGCCCGTGCCCTATAGGGATATCTCACCCCACACCAGGTCGCTCTGGCAGGGTGGACCTGCTGGATACCCACGGGCAGAGGATGGTCGCTGCCCTAATAAGGGCGTGCTGCTCCTGAAAGCAGATAGACTCGAACAGCAGCCTCAGCCTAGCCAACATGCTGCTTTGGCATAGTGCTTGGGGCCAGAGCGCAGTACCCCCCACCTCAGTGTCCTCTCTCACTGGGGGATGCAGGTCCTCTCTAAAAGCCCTTGAGAGCAGCCACCCCTACCAAGTTCTTTAGGCCCAGCAAGAACATATCTGGGCACCTTTGCCAGACGGATTGAGTGCTGTTGGGTGCATCTCATGATCCTCAGTccttggcactgctgggctaCCCAGGCACCATGCTGGCCGTGGGGCTGGCGTTCATGCCCTCATGGGTGATTGCCTGGATGAACTATCTCATGCCTTTGCATTCTGAGTTTGAAGGATGGCAATCAATCCTCTATGGTCAGGTCAGGGAGTCTTTGGAGGTCTTAGGGCTGTTTCCTATCCTTGCCCTAGCAAATTGTCTGTCAAAGGAGGGGATCTTCTCCCCAGGATTCATTGGTCcctcagccacagcccttcAGCCATCCTTCACCTGGTCCTGAATGCCCCAGTGCTGAGGTGACTATCACCAGGTCCAAGGCCAAAGACCCTTCCACAGGCACACACGTCTCCTAGACACAATCCCCTTGGGGGGGGGGCAAATTACCAGGACTAATCAAGTTCTCCAAGTTATACTAGAGCCCCcccagaaaaaacccaaaccctcagGCTCTTACTCGGTAGTCACTGGAGGTGACATAGAAGATAGGCAGGAAGGCCAGCCAGATGATACAGGTGGTGTACATGGTAAAACCAATGAACTTGGCCTCATTGAAGTTTTCAGGGCATTTTCGTGTCTTGAAGGCATAGACCGTGCAGAGGACAATCAAGAGGACATTGTAGGTGAGAGAAATGAGCATGTTGGAGTCACGATTGTTGCACTTGAGAGTGACAATGTACCTCTTGTCAGGCTCTGTTTCCTTGCCTGTGCCAGGGGTTTCCACTAGCAGCCAGATGATGACGATGATCAGCTGGCAAGAGATGAGGGCCATGCAGATGACCACCTGCGATGTGGGGCTTATGAATCGTGGGCGCTGGACTCCTTCCTTCACCCCGCTGAAGATCCTGGCAATACGATTTGTCTTGGTCAAGAGGGCTGAATAGCAGACAGCAAAAGACGTGCCCAGCCCCAGGCGCCGCAGTGTGCACACCCCAGTGGAGGGTTTGGCGATGAAGATGAAGGTCATGCTGTAGCACATGAGGACTCCGGTCAGGAGAATGTAGCAGAGCTCCCGGCCAGAGGCCTTCACAATGGGGGTGTCATTGTTCTTCACAAAGACTCCAAAAACAAAGAGAGTAGAGATAAAACCCAGGCAAGAAATAGTGACAGGACCAATGGCCCAGACATCTTTCCAGCGGATGTACTCTTGGGGCAACTCGTAGCAGCCATTCAGCGTCTCATTGGGCCAGTAACCGAGACCACAGTCCATGCAGGTGAACTCATCCAGCAAGTACTCGTAGGGCTGGCAGGGGATGCAGATCCAGCAGCATAtgtctccaggctgcatactCTTTATCTCATTCTTCTTGCAGGGGTCGCTGCACTGGGACACGGGGATGGAGGCCTCAGCCCATGGGATGAGGCTGGTGTTGAGGACGAGCCCCTCAGCCCAGTAGCCCACCTTCTGATACCGATATCGCCCATCCACGTAGTGATAGTTGAAGATGTTGTAGCGCCCAATGCCATCGCCATATGGGTCAAATCGAACCACACTCTTGGTGTCTGCTGGCCTGAatggagctggagagaggggaaggcaggctGTCATTGCCCTAGAGCATGAGAGGGCTTGCTGCTGGAGTGGAGGCAGGCCTCATTCAAAGGGTTGTATTCCACTACGGTCACCAACAAATGTCCAGCCTGGTCCCTGCCTTCACTCTCTGTACTGGGTTTGGCTGAGATGGATTTAACTCTCTTTCTCAGTGTTGTGTTTTGTGGTAGCTACAAAAAGGTGTTGATAACACACTGCTGTTATCAATGgctactgctgagcagtgctcacacGGCACCAAGGCTGTGCTTTGCCAACATTCCCCCCAACAGCAGTAGGCTGAGGggtgggcaagatcttgggagaggacacagctgggccagctgacccaaactggccaAAGGGCATTTCATACCACATGGCATCACGTCAGCTACAAAAGCTCAGGTAAAGAAAGAAGTGTGGGGAGGTATTCACTGATGAGGTTTGTCCTCCTGAGTAACCACTACATGTATTGGAGCCCTGCATCCTGGGGAGCGGACGGACAtcatctgctgatgggaagtagagaatatttttgtttgctcttgCTTCCACACACAGCCTTTGCTTTTGTCCTATTAAACTGCATCTGTCTTGACCCATGAGTCTCTTGTcacattttccctttccccatcCATctaagaaggcaaatggtagaATGGCTTTGGTGGGCACTGGCCCCCagacacaaaatcacagaacattagaggttggaagggacttccagagatcaagtccaactcctccTGCCAAAGTACGAGTGGTAACAGTTGGGGTTCATCAAAGGAGTCTAAGTGAGTGCAataccagagaatcacagattattagaggttggaagagaccaccagagatcaagtccaatccccctgccaaagcaggatcacctagggtagtccacacaggaatgcatccaggtgagttttgaaagtctccagaaaaggagactccacaacttctctgggcagcctgttccagtgctctgtcaccctcactgtatagAAGTTTCTCCtagtgttgagctgaaaccttctatgttcaagtttgtacctgttgctctttgtcttattactgtgcaccactgaaaagagattggccccatccacttgacacccacccctcagatatttatagacattgatcagatctcccctcagtcttcaccagactaaacagtctcaggtgtctcagtctctctccatatgggagatgttcaagtccctcaGTTATCCTTGCAGCTCttggctggactctctccagcaggtctctgtctctcttaaattggggagcccaaaatttgacacagtattccaggtgtggtctcattagggcagagtagagggagagaaccTCCCTAATCCTGCTGTACaaacttcttgatgcaccccagggtgccatttgctctcttggccccaAGGGTACTTTGCTGTCCCATGTAGAACTTGCTGTCTACCAGGGCTCAAAGATCTTTCTCCATGGAAGAACAGAGCCACACTCTCATACCACCTGTGTACGTGTTAggagcaggaaagcaaagctgaaCTACTTCCCCAAGTGTCAAAGAGCTtggcagccccagccagccctgcaggggcaAAGACAAGGATTTTGCAGCCTTCATGGCTCTCAGTGACACCTGGGTAGCTGGGCTCAGCCCAAGTCACAGCTGACATGCTTCTAACTCACCCCAGACTATCTGTGTGGATCCCTGATTAAGGGCACCCCACCAGTTTAATCCCTGATATGCGAGTAAAACAAGACTTGCAGGTGAAGTCTTCAAGGACCTATGTTCTCAGAGGGTCCCTTGTGGCATTGGCCCCACCCAGCTGTAGCAGAACGAAGCTGGTCACTAGCTTCTCCACACTAGGGACTGAAGGCCTGTATTGCCTCcaaagggtgatggtttgatGCTGGCATTCTGGGATAAGCACAGCCCACAGCTAAAGGGTTCCTGGGTATAGGCAGGCTGGAGAAATCAGAGGATCTTGGGTCAGATTGGTGTCTCTTTT
This genomic interval carries:
- the RRP9 gene encoding U3 small nucleolar RNA-interacting protein 2 isoform X2 — its product is MIWPRGLSAASVPGTEGRPRAAAGRPVDEEVSSDSEPESPSLGRRRRREAAEEEVEETPQEKKLRLAKLYLEELRQHEEERAAEEEEEEALPTDLIGDRLKEDVLEQKGRLQRLVAKDVQPPDPASIRVLRGHQLPVTCLVISPDDRFIFSASKDGSLIKWEVESGKRLCMVPGGKKGTEERHMGHASHILCMAISSDGKYLATGDRNKLIMIWDAATCKRLHIFTGHRDAVSGLSFRKGTHQLYSASHDRSVKVWNVAENAYVETLFGHQDVITGLDSLSRECCVTSGGRDGSVRLWKIPEESQLVFSGHQGSIDCIQLINEEHMVSGADDGSIALWGLTKKKPLALARQAHGMQGTQDLQQPYWVSAVAALRSSDLLATGGFCQQPQVLISW
- the RRP9 gene encoding U3 small nucleolar RNA-interacting protein 2 isoform X1 produces the protein MIWPRGLSAASVPGTEGRPRAAAGRPVDEEVSSDSEPESPSLGRRRRREAAEEEVEETPQEKKLRLAKLYLEELRQHEEERAAEEEEEEALPTDLIGDRLKEDVLEQKGRLQRLVAKDVQPPDPASIRVLRGHQLPVTCLVISPDDRFIFSASKDGSLIKWEVESGKRLCMVPGGKKGTEERHMGHASHILCMAISSDGKYLATGDRNKLIMIWDAATCKRLHIFTGHRDAVSGLSFRKGTHQLYSASHDRSVKVWNVAENAYVETLFGHQDVITGLDSLSRECCVTSGGRDGSVRLWKIPEESQLVFSGHQGSIDCIQLINEEHMVSGADDGSIALWGLTKKKPLALARQAHGMQGTQDLQQPYWVSAVAALRSSDLLATGSHSASVKLWKCSEGFRKLEPLWDIPLVGFVNSLKFSSAGDFLVAGVGQEHRLGRWWRIKEAKNSICIIPLKRRAAPPSPKAPDTSQCPDSGAAEASH
- the GRM2 gene encoding metabotropic glutamate receptor 2, with protein sequence MAVPLAAWLWLMHLATCLAAGHGMAGKKEISMDGDLVIGGLFPVHEKGVGSEDCGKINEHRGIQRLEAMLFALDEINKDRSILPGVKLGAHILDTCSKDTYALEQSLDFVRASLTKVDGSEHICPDGSYAVHDDVPTAITGVIGGSYSDVSIQVANLLRLFQIPQISYASTSAKLSDKSRYDYFARTVPPDFYQAKAMAEILRFFNWTYVSTVASEGDYGETGIEAFEQEARMRNICIATSEKVGRSMNKKTYDGVVRALLQKPNARVVVLFTRSEDARELLTAAQRANVSFMWVASDGWGALESVVAGSEAVAEGAITIELAAYPIKEFAAHFLNLHPYNNSRNPWFREFWEQKFKCSFHTQDCSWYSLKTGKFEPESKITFVVNAVYAMAHSLHNMHQVLCPNTTKLCDAMKPVNGKKLYKDFILNVNFDAPFRPADTKSVVRFDPYGDGIGRYNIFNYHYVDGRYRYQKVGYWAEGLVLNTSLIPWAEASIPVSQCSDPCKKNEIKSMQPGDICCWICIPCQPYEYLLDEFTCMDCGLGYWPNETLNGCYELPQEYIRWKDVWAIGPVTISCLGFISTLFVFGVFVKNNDTPIVKASGRELCYILLTGVLMCYSMTFIFIAKPSTGVCTLRRLGLGTSFAVCYSALLTKTNRIARIFSGVKEGVQRPRFISPTSQVVICMALISCQLIIVIIWLLVETPGTGKETEPDKRYIVTLKCNNRDSNMLISLTYNVLLIVLCTVYAFKTRKCPENFNEAKFIGFTMYTTCIIWLAFLPIFYVTSSDYRVQTTTMCISVSLSGTVVLGCLFTPKLHIILFQPQKNVASHRVGTARFSVAPASSSQSHGSASQFVPTVCNGREVVDSTTSSL